From the Micromonospora echinospora genome, the window CCAGACCGGGAGTGGCCAGGCAGCCGGTGCCGTCGACCCGGCGGGCCGACGGGTCAACGGCACGGGCCGGACCCGGCCCGACCGCGGTGATCCGGCCGTCGGCGCCGACCACGACGTGCCCGTCACGGTATTCGGTCCACCCGCGGTCGACGGTGGCGACGGCGCAGTTCTCGATGACGATCATGATTGCCTCCGGCTGGGGCGCCGTCACCACTCGCCGACCGCGGCCGGGACGTCGTCGCGACGGATGGTGCCCTCGATGACCCCATACGGGCGGTCGGTGGCCACGAACACGGCGTTCGGATTGTCGAGGCCGAACGGGGACAGGTCGACCGGCAGGTGATGCCGGTTGGGCAGGACCAGGCGGATCTCCGCCAGCTCCGGCCGGGTGTCGAGCACCCGGTGGCCCATCTCGTACAGGGTCTGCTGCAGCGAGTAGCTGTAGCTTTCGACGAACGCCGCGACCAGCGCATCGCGCACCTGCTGGTAGGCGAGATCCCAGTCGGTGTCGGGGTCGAGGTGCCGCCAGCGGGCGTCCACGGCGGTGGCCAGGATCCGGTCGGTCGTCTCCGGCAGGGTCGTGTACTCGTCGCGTACGTAGCCGTGGAACTCGGAGCCGGTGGTGTTCATCAGCACCAGGCCGGTGATCCCGGAGACCACCTGGGCACGGTCACCGTCGTAGCTGACCTCGGCCGTGCGGATCTCCTCGCCGCGGCGCTGGAAGGAGTGCGGCCCGAGCCGCTGCCAGAGTTGCTCCCGCACGCTCACCCGGGCCTGCCGGATGGCCGCCTGGCTGTGCACGAAGTGCTCGGCCAGCAGCAGCGCGAACGCCTCAGGCGAACCGATCCCGTGCCGTCGGGCGAACGCGTAGACGGTGTTCTTCTGCGAGTCGGTGGGCAAGACCTGGCTGTTGTCGCCGGTGAGGTGGGTGGCGTCCAGGTCCCCGGCGAGGGCGGTGCTGACGTTTAGGTCGCGCAGCGTGTGCCGGTCGCCGTCGCGGGCGACGTGGACGACGCGTACCTCAGCCTTGCCGTACCGGTTGGACCCGAGCACGATACCCATATAGTCAGCTCCCTCGATAGGTGGTGTAGCCGAACGGACTGAGCAGCAGCGGCAGGTGGTGATGGGTGGCGGCGTCGCCGACCCGGAAGGACACGACGGCTTCCGGATAGAAGGAGTCGGCCCCGAGGTGCCCGCCGAGGTCGAAGACGAGCCGGTAGCGTCCGGCCGTCCACTGCCGCGCCGGCACCCAATCGCGCAACCGTCCGTCGGCGTCCGTGTGTCCGGCTCCGACCTGCCGCCAGCGGGTCCCGTCGAGCCGGTCGAGCCGCACAGGTATGCCAGCGGCGGGAGCCCCGACGACCGTGTCGAGCACGTGGGTGGACACCGGCGCGAAGCCCACCACGTCCCGGTCAGGCCGGCTCATCGAGCAGCTTCCCGATCCGCAGCGCAGCAATCTTCCGCAGCTCCTCCCGGACCACGGCCTGCTCGATGTCCGGGTCGTTGCCGAGCCGGTCACGCAGCGCGGCAAGCAGTTGCGTGTCGCTGCGACCGGTGGCGCAGACCAGGAAGCGGTGACCGAACCGACGCTCGTACCCCACGGTGGCCTCCGCGATGGCGGCGCGGGCCGGCTCGGTCGCGCCGTCGAGGCCGGACTGTTCCCCCCGCGACCAGCGGTCCTCGCGGCGCTGCCCGTCCGGTCGCTGGCCGATACGCGGGTGGGCGTCGACCGCCGCACGCACCTCCGGCCAGGTGAGCTGGGCGTTGGCAGCGTCCGCCGCGGCCAGCAGCGCGGCCCGGTCGGGGTACGGCCGACCGGCGACGAGCAGACGAGCCCAGCGGGGCGCCGCACAGCAGGCGATCAGCTCTCGCTCGGCCCACTTGGCGGCGAGCCCGTTGAAGTCCTCGATCCGACCCACCCCTGCTCCTCCCCGCTCGTCGAAAGGAGTCAAGCAGCCGTCGCGAGGGCGGGGACAGCGCCGCGATGACCAAACCCGGCTCGGTTGGCGGCACCGCTGTCGTACGTTCCTCCAGTAGCCGGGTGCGGTGGCACGCGGGCCGTCAGCCGTGGATGCTGCCGGAGCTGTCGCGCAGCCGGCCGCCAGACCGGCCGTGCCGCACCGCGACCAGTTCCGCGGCGATGCTGAGCGCCGTCTCGGCGGCGGTTCGGCCGCCCACGTCCAGGCCGATCGGGGACGCCAGTCGCGCCAGCGCCGACTCCCCGACCCCGGCCGCCCGCAGCCGGCCGAGCCGGTCGTGGTGCGTACGCCGGGATCCCAGCGCCCCCACGAATGACAGGTCGAGGTCCTCTAGGGCCAGCCGCAGCACCGGCACGTCGAACTTCTCGTCGTGCGTGAGCACGCAGACCGCCGTACGGGCGTCCAGCCGGCCGGCCCGGGCCTCGCCCGCGAGATACCGGTGCGGCCAGTCGACCACCACCTCCTGCGCCAGCGGGAACCGACGCGCGGTCGCGAAGACCGGGCGGGCGTCGCAGACGGTGACCCGGTAGCCGAGGGCGGAGCCGAAGCGGGCCAGCTCGGCCGCCACGTCGACCGCGCCGAACACGATCAGCCGGGGCGACGGGGCGTAGGCGCGCACCAGCACGCTTACCGGCTCCGCCCGGCCGTCGGACGAGAGGTCCACCCGTGCGCTCTCCCCGGCGGCCAGCAACCGGCGGCCCGCGTCCACCGCCGCGCGGTCCAACCGGGTGTCGCCGAACGTGCCGTGGTGGGTGTCCGGCCCGGCCACGATCCGGCGGCCGCGCTGCTCCGGTGTTCCCCGCACGCAGGTGAGCACCGCCACCGGGGCGGCCGACCGGACGGCCTCGGCCAGCACCGCCACCCAGGGGGAACCGGCGCGGTCGACCCGTTCGACGAACACCTCGATGGTGCCGCCGCAGGTTAGCCCCGCCTCGAGCGCGTCATCCCCGGTCACCCCGTAGCGGAGCAGGGATGGCCGCCCGGTCCGGAGGACCTCCTGGCAGGCTTCGTAGAGCGCCGCCTCGACACACCCGCCAGAGACGCTTCCGGTCATGGCGCCGTCCGGCGCGACCAGCATCGCGGTGCCGATCGGATAGGGGGCGCTGTGCCAGGTCCCGACGACGGTCGCGAGGCCGACGGCGGCACCGGTGTCGCACCAGCGCAGCAGGTCGGCGAGCAGCTCATCCACGGTGGTCCTCGATTCCGTCGACCGGCATGTCGAGATCCCGGTCGTCGGCCACGTCGGCGCAGGGCACGATCCTCAACCGGTCACGGTGGGCGCGCAGGTAGCCGGCCGCACCAGTATCGCCGACGGCCGATTCGAGCACCCCGGCCCAATGGTCCCGGCCCAGCAGCACCGGATGACCCCGCCGGCCGGGCGCGTAGCCGGCCGCGGCGAGCACGTCCGGGGCCGCCACCGCCGCGACTCGCCGCACCGCCTCGGCGGTGATGCCGGGCATGTCCACGAGGAGCACCACCACCGCCACGCTGCGCGTGGCGGTCAGTGCCGTCAGTCCCACCCGTAGTGAAGAGCCCATGCCGCTGGCCCAACCGGGGTTGTCGACCACCCGGACGCCACCCAGGTCAGCGACTGCGCGAACCTGATCGCCCGCCGCGCCGAGCACCACCAGGACCGGGTCGCATCCCCCCGCCCGCAGGGTCCGGCCCGCCCGCTCCACGAGCAGCGAGCCGTGGTGGTACACGAGAGCCTTGGGCCGACCGTACCGGCGACCGGCACCGGCGGCGAGGACCAGACCGGCGACGGTCACGGGGACATTCCGGAGCCGAACCTGCTGTTGATCTGCACGACGTCTCCCTCGCGCGGGAACAGGGAACCGCGGCTCGCTCGACCCTGGCGTCCGTGGTCTCCCACGGCGCCCGGTCGTCGCGGGCGCACCGGGGCGGGCGGCGGATCAGACCACCATGCGGAGCGGTCCGCCATGCTGTCAAGGCTGGTTCGCGCTGCTCCCGGGCCTGCACATCGGAGCATGGAGGTTCGTCCAACGGGGACGGACCGAGGCGGGCGGCGTTGTCAAGGACGCTCATTGCGCGATCGGCGCTGGGGAGGGAGCCCTCGGCAGGGTTCCGACCTACCTGATCGGAGTCGGCCGGCGCCAGGTGTCGCTTCGGCCGACGCCGGGCGCGAGCTGACGCGGAGAGGTTCATCCCGGGCGTGGCACCGGTGGGCCGGTACCGCGCTCGTCAGTTCGTCCAGCCGGGGCCGCTCGACCAACCCGTTTGTTGTAGGAGCGACGAATAGTCGGCCCCGGTCCGCGATTGATGGGATCGACACGTGGATCTTCCGACTGTCGAGGCCATGGTGCCCGGCGACGAAGCGGACTGGCGCCCCGGTGACTGTTGGCTGGCCGGCGGCACGGTGCTGTTCTCCCGTCCCCAGCAAGGGGTCCGGAGGCTGCGCGACCTAACCGTCCTGGGCTGGCCCTCGTTGGCGGCTGCCGACGACGAAGGCAGGCCCGGGCTGGACATCGCCGCCACCTGCACGGTGGCGACACTCGCCCGCTACCGGCCGCCGGCCCGGTGGCCCGATCTGGCGGTGGCCATCCGGCGCTGTTGCGACGCGTTCCTCGCGTCCTGGAAGATCTGGAACGTCGCGACCGTCGGCGGCAACCTGTGCGCCGCCCTGCCCGCCGGTCCGATGATCTCCCTCGCGGCGGCGTTCGACGCACGCTGCGACGTTCGTCGGCTCTCCGGCGAGCGGCGCCTGGTTCCCGTTGACGCATTCGTGGTCGAGCCCGGCGTGGCGGCGTTGCAGCCGGGTGAATACCTGCACGCCATCCACCTGCCCGAGCGGGAGTTGACCGGACGGATCGCGGTGCGGCGTGCGAGCCTGCACCCGCTCGGACGGTCGGCGGCTTTCGTCACCGGTCACCTCGACGTCGAATCCGGTCGACTGCGTCTCACGGTGACGGCGGCGACCCCCCGACCGGTCACCGTCAGCGTCCCGGCCCCGACGGCAGCCGCGAGTCTGGTCGACATGGTGGACGCACAGGTGTCCGCCGAGGGTTGGCACGACGACGTCCACGGACTGCCCGCGTGGCGCCGGCACATGACGCTGCGGCTGGTCGAGCAGGTTCGAGCGGACCTTCTGGGAGCGGCACGGTGACCCCGACGGTCAACGGACGCCCGGGTGCGCACCTGCCGGCGCCCGGCCAGTGCCTTCGTACCTATCTGCGCGACAACGGTTGGTTCGGGGTCAAGAAGGGTTGCGACGCGGGAGACTGCGGCGCCTGCACCGTCCACGTCGACGGCGTGCCCGTGCACAGCTGCGTCTTCCCAGCAGTCCGGGCCTCGGGCCGCACGGTCACCACGATCGAGGGTCTGGCGCGCGGGAACGATCTGCATCCGGCGCAGGAGCGGTTTCTGGCAGCGCAGGGGTTTCAATGCGGATACTGCACGGCCGGGTTCGTCATGACGGCAGCGGCCCTCGACCATGCGGAGGGTCTGGCCGACGACCGGCCGCGCGCGTTCAAGGGCAACCTGTGCCGGTGCACCGGCTACCGGTCGATCGAGGACGCGTTGGCCGGGAACTCGCACGTCGAGCATCCGGCGGCGGGGAACGCAGTGGGCAGCAACGTCGGAGCTCCGGCTGGCCGAGACGTCGTCACGGGCGCCGCCCGGTTCACGTTCGACGTCGACCTTCCGGGGGTGACACATCTGAAGGTGGTGCGGTCCCCGCTCCCGCACGCCCGGATCACGCGGATCGACGTCACGCAGGCGGTGGCAGTTCCCGGGGTGCTGGCCGTGCTGACGCACCGCGACGCGCCCGACCGGCGGTTCTCGACTGCGCTGCACGAGCACTTCGACGACGACCCGGCCGACACCCGCGTGCTCGACGATGTGGTGCGGTTCGTCGGCCAACGAGTCGCCGTCGTAGTCGCCGAGACCGAGGCGGCCGCGGAGGAAGGCGTGCGGCGGGTCCGGGTCACGTACGAGCCGCTGCCGGCGGTCACCGACGTGCGGGCGGCGACCGCGTCCGGCGCACCCATCCTGCATGACGACCGCCCGGACAATGTGGCCGGTGAGGTCGGCGGCGAGGTCGGCGACGTCGTCCGAGGGCTCGCCGAGGCGGACTTCGTCTACGAAGAGACCTACCAGACCCAGCGCGTGCAGCACATGGCGCTGGAAACCCATGGCGCGCTCGGGTGGATCGCGCCGGACGGGCGCGTCACCATCCGCGCCAGCACTCAGACGCCCTTCCTGACCCGTCGACGTCTCGCCCACGTCTTCGACATCCCACCGGAACGCCTCCGCGTGGTGGCCGGCCGAGTGGGCGGCGGCTTCGGCGGTAAGCAGGAGATGCTGGTCGAGGACATCGTCCTTCTCGCCGTGCTGGCCACAGGCCGGCCGGCCCGGTGGGAACTCACCCGCGAGGAGCAGTTCGTCGCGACCACGACCCGACACCCCTTCACAGTTCGGGTGCGGCTCGGAGCGAAGCGGGACGGCACGCTCACCGCCATGTGTCTGAACGTCGTCACCGACACCGGCGCCTACGGCAACCACGGCCCGGCGGTCCTCGCCCACGGCTGCGCCGAGTCGATGGCGATCTACCGCTGCGCGAACAAGCGAGTCGCCGGCCGCACCGTCTACACCAACACGGTGCCGGCCGGCGCGTTCCGCGGATACGGCCTGGGTCAGGTGATGTTCGCCGTCGAGTCGGCGATCGACGAGATCGCCCACGGTCTCGGACTCGACCCGGTCACGGTCCGCCGGCGCAACGTCGTCCGCCCCGAAGACCCGTTGGTCACCCCCATCGGGCACGCCGAGGACCTGAGCATCCGTAGCTACGGCCTGGACCAGTGCCTCGACCTCGTGCACGGCGCCGTCGACGGGGACACCACGGGGTCCGACCTCCCGTCCGGGTGGCGCCTCGGGGAAGGTCTCGCCATCGGCATGATCGCCACCGGGCCGCCCGGTGGCCACCACGGCCGCGCCGCGATCAGGCTGACCACGAATGGTCGATTCCAGCTGGACACCGGCATCGCGGAGTTCGGAAACGGATCGACGACGGTTCATCGGCAGATCGCCGCCGACGTCCTCGCGACGGAGCTGGACCACATCGGCATCCGGCAGTCCGACACGGATCTGGTGGAACACGACACCGGCGCGTTCGCATCGACCGGCACCGTCGTCGGCGGGCTCGCCGTGTTCCGCGCGGCGACCCGGTTACGGCAGCGCCTGCTGACCCTCGCCGCCACCTGCCTCGACGTCGGGCCCGACGAGTGCGAACTGGTCCTCGGCGCGGTCCGGGCCGGCGACCGGGAGATCTCGCTGCGCGCCCTCCAGGAGGCTGCGGACAGGGTGGGCGACCGCCTGGAGGCCAGCGGACATGCCGACGGCGCGGAGCGGTCGGTCGCGTTCAACGTGCAGTGGTTCCGCGTCGCGGTCGACGTCGTCACCGGCGAGATCCGGATTCTCCGGAGCGTCCACGCCGCCGACGCCGGAACGGTGCTGAACCCGGTGCAGTGCCGCGGTCAGGTGGAGGGCGGCGTGGCACAGGCCGTCGGCACCACGCTGACCGAGAACCTGCTGATCGACGACAACGGCAGGGTCACCACCAGCGTGGTCCGGGACTACCGGATCCCGACGTTCGCCGACGCGCCTCGCACCGAGGTCCTCTTCGCCGACACGGCCGATCCCCTCGGCCCACACGCCGCCAAGTCCATGAGCGAAAGCCCGTTCAACCCCGTCGCGGCCGCGCTCGGCAACGCCGTACGTGACGCGACCGGGGTGCGACTGACCGCGCTGCCCCTGACCCGAGACCGGGTCTGGGCGCGGATACGCCACGTCGGGTCGACCACCGACGGGAGCGACCGGGCGTAGTGGGACGGTCGTCGGGGTGGCCCGCCCCTGCCGGGCTCCGGCCGCCCGGCTCCGGTAACGGCGACCTCGACCGCCCACCCGCGATGCCACTTCGGCTGGCCCGACCGGAGTGGCATCCCACGCCCGGCGCCGACGACGCTGCGGCTCGCTGCTTGATCCGATCGACAATCCTGTCCGCAAGGTCGTGGATTCGACATCGCGAGAGCCAAGGCCTCGTCACCGACACTGCGCGAACCGATACCGATCCGGTATCAGCGGTCGGCGTGGTTACGGCAGTCCTGCCGAGACACTCTTTGGCACCTACTCGACGTGAACGCGACCGGCCAGCTGACCGTGGTCAGTACGAACAGGCCACGTCGAGGTGACAGGAGGTGCGCGTGGGGAGGATGGCCGGCTTCACGGTGTCGCGGCGTGGGAGCGACGACGCCACCCGTTGGCAGCGCTTCTCGTTCGCGAGCCGGCGTCGTTGGTCGCCTTTCGGGTCCTGGCTCGGGAGCTCGGCTGCGTGTTCGCCCGTTGGGAGACACGTCGCAGCGGCTGCGCCTTCGACACCTCGGATGACCACGCTCGAGGTCGCCGTCCCCCGGTTGCGCCGCTTGCTCGCCGGCACCTGCCTGTCGGGCACCCGGTTCGTCCAGACCGTGACGAGGCGGAGTTACCGGATCGCCGCGTAGCCACCGACCAGCGGCACACGAGGAAGGAGAATGCAGGGTGCGGGTAAACGCTCCGACTTCACTGCGCGAGATCCTCCATCGGCCCGGACTGCACCTGCGGCTGCTGACCGGCCACGCGCAGCTCGACGAACCGGTCACCCGGGTCTTCGTGACCGATCTACTCGACCCCAAGCGCTACATGTCGGGCGGCGAGCTCGTCCTGACCGGACTCATGTGGCGACGGTCGCCGGCGGACTCCGCAGCTTTCGTCGCGGCCTGTGCCGCGATGGGAGCAACCGCTATCGGCGCCGGTGCCGCAGCCTTCGGATGCGTGCCGGAGGATTTGCTCATCGCGTGCCAGCAGTACGAGATGCCGCTGTTTGAGGTCCCGGTGGAAGTCTCCTTCCGCGAGATCAGCGACGTCGTCGCCACGTCGTTCTGGGCGCAGCGGGCAACCGGGCTGGCAACGGTTCTGGGCCGGCAGCGCGGTCTCGTCGCCGCGATGGCCGGCGGTGCACGACTTGCGGACCTGCTGTCCTCCGTCGCCGCCGATCTCGGGGCGCGGTGCTGGCTCGTCTCTCCCGCCGGACGCCTGGTGTGCGGAACGGACCCCCTCGACCAGTCCCTGGCCAACCGCTTCGCTGCCACGTTCCTGGGCAGCAGCAGGGTGCCGACGGAAGTCCGGATCGACGACGTGACTTACTCGCTGCATACAGTGCGGGGCCGTCCCGAACACCGCCTGGCCTCCTGGATTCTCGCCTGCACCGGGCGGTCGGACGAGCCGGTGCCGCCCGACGTGACCGCCGAACTCGTCGGGCTCGCGGCGCTGGAGCGCGTCCAGGTCGACGAGGCGGCGCGCGTCGAGCGACGGCTCGCCGACCAGATCGAACGTGCGCTGGCCGCGGACGCGGCCGACCTACCGAGCCGCCTACGGGCCGGCGGGCTGGAGCCCGGCTCGGCGTTCCTCGCCGTCGCGGCCCGGCTCACCGGGCTGCTCACCCCCGCCGACCTCGTGGTCACGCTCCTCGCCGACCTCGTGAGCACGACAGGTTTCGCCGCCACCACCGGCCTGACCACCGCCATCGCCCCGTCGACCGACACGGCACTGGCAATACTCCGGCTTGACGGCGACGGTCCCGTCGGGACCGACCCGCGGGCCGACGAAGTGGTCGCGCGGCTGCGCCGCGGCGTCGAGACGCTCCGGCCCGGCATCGGCCGGGGACAGCTGGCCGTCGGGGTGAGCAACGTGGCAACCGGTAGCGCGGCACTGACCGGTGCCGTCCAAGAGGCACTGCACGCCGTCGCCGTCGCCAGCACGGGACCAACCGGCGTACGCTGCGCCGGCGAGATCACGACGCATGCCCTTCTCATCGCCGGTGTCCCCACGGCGACACGCAACTCGTTCCACGAACGCGTGCTGGGACCAGTCCTCGAGTACGACCGACGGTACCGGGCCAACCTCGTGCGCACGCTGAGCGTCTTCCTCGAGTCCGGTGGATCGTGGAGCCAGTGCGCGCGACAGCTGCATCTGCACGTCAACACCCTGCGTTACCGCATGAAACGCATTGAGGAGCTCACCGGCAGGGACCTGGGCAGGTTCGACGACCGGGTCGACCTGTACCTCGCGCTCCGAATCCATTAACCCGCCCCCGACTGACCTGTCGCTTCGCACGAACACCCCGTCCACGCGCCGTCGATTCTCGTACCCGGCGATCATTGTTCGCGTTTTCCCGTGTTGATCCGATTGTTGTGCCGCTCGACGGGCGGCCGGAGACGCTCGTGTGCCGTCCCGCGCCGCCCGACCGATTCGAAGAGAAATCTGCTCGCCCATGGAAGACCCTTTCTGCTCGCCGATGGGAGACCCGGTGCCCAGCTACGACACGATCGTCCATGCCCCGAAGGTCCTGCTGCACGACCACCTCGATGGCGGGTTGCGGCCGGAGACGGTTGTGGAGTTGGCGGCGGAGGTCGGTCACGTCCTACCAGTCACGGATCCAGCCGCGT encodes:
- a CDS encoding molybdopterin-dependent oxidoreductase, producing the protein MTPTVNGRPGAHLPAPGQCLRTYLRDNGWFGVKKGCDAGDCGACTVHVDGVPVHSCVFPAVRASGRTVTTIEGLARGNDLHPAQERFLAAQGFQCGYCTAGFVMTAAALDHAEGLADDRPRAFKGNLCRCTGYRSIEDALAGNSHVEHPAAGNAVGSNVGAPAGRDVVTGAARFTFDVDLPGVTHLKVVRSPLPHARITRIDVTQAVAVPGVLAVLTHRDAPDRRFSTALHEHFDDDPADTRVLDDVVRFVGQRVAVVVAETEAAAEEGVRRVRVTYEPLPAVTDVRAATASGAPILHDDRPDNVAGEVGGEVGDVVRGLAEADFVYEETYQTQRVQHMALETHGALGWIAPDGRVTIRASTQTPFLTRRRLAHVFDIPPERLRVVAGRVGGGFGGKQEMLVEDIVLLAVLATGRPARWELTREEQFVATTTRHPFTVRVRLGAKRDGTLTAMCLNVVTDTGAYGNHGPAVLAHGCAESMAIYRCANKRVAGRTVYTNTVPAGAFRGYGLGQVMFAVESAIDEIAHGLGLDPVTVRRRNVVRPEDPLVTPIGHAEDLSIRSYGLDQCLDLVHGAVDGDTTGSDLPSGWRLGEGLAIGMIATGPPGGHHGRAAIRLTTNGRFQLDTGIAEFGNGSTTVHRQIAADVLATELDHIGIRQSDTDLVEHDTGAFASTGTVVGGLAVFRAATRLRQRLLTLAATCLDVGPDECELVLGAVRAGDREISLRALQEAADRVGDRLEASGHADGAERSVAFNVQWFRVAVDVVTGEIRILRSVHAADAGTVLNPVQCRGQVEGGVAQAVGTTLTENLLIDDNGRVTTSVVRDYRIPTFADAPRTEVLFADTADPLGPHAAKSMSESPFNPVAAALGNAVRDATGVRLTALPLTRDRVWARIRHVGSTTDGSDRA
- a CDS encoding FAD binding domain-containing protein, whose protein sequence is MDLPTVEAMVPGDEADWRPGDCWLAGGTVLFSRPQQGVRRLRDLTVLGWPSLAAADDEGRPGLDIAATCTVATLARYRPPARWPDLAVAIRRCCDAFLASWKIWNVATVGGNLCAALPAGPMISLAAAFDARCDVRRLSGERRLVPVDAFVVEPGVAALQPGEYLHAIHLPERELTGRIAVRRASLHPLGRSAAFVTGHLDVESGRLRLTVTAATPRPVTVSVPAPTAAASLVDMVDAQVSAEGWHDDVHGLPAWRRHMTLRLVEQVRADLLGAAR
- a CDS encoding helix-turn-helix domain-containing protein translates to MRVNAPTSLREILHRPGLHLRLLTGHAQLDEPVTRVFVTDLLDPKRYMSGGELVLTGLMWRRSPADSAAFVAACAAMGATAIGAGAAAFGCVPEDLLIACQQYEMPLFEVPVEVSFREISDVVATSFWAQRATGLATVLGRQRGLVAAMAGGARLADLLSSVAADLGARCWLVSPAGRLVCGTDPLDQSLANRFAATFLGSSRVPTEVRIDDVTYSLHTVRGRPEHRLASWILACTGRSDEPVPPDVTAELVGLAALERVQVDEAARVERRLADQIERALAADAADLPSRLRAGGLEPGSAFLAVAARLTGLLTPADLVVTLLADLVSTTGFAATTGLTTAIAPSTDTALAILRLDGDGPVGTDPRADEVVARLRRGVETLRPGIGRGQLAVGVSNVATGSAALTGAVQEALHAVAVASTGPTGVRCAGEITTHALLIAGVPTATRNSFHERVLGPVLEYDRRYRANLVRTLSVFLESGGSWSQCARQLHLHVNTLRYRMKRIEELTGRDLGRFDDRVDLYLALRIH
- the uraH gene encoding hydroxyisourate hydrolase; protein product: MSRPDRDVVGFAPVSTHVLDTVVGAPAAGIPVRLDRLDGTRWRQVGAGHTDADGRLRDWVPARQWTAGRYRLVFDLGGHLGADSFYPEAVVSFRVGDAATHHHLPLLLSPFGYTTYRGS
- the uraD gene encoding 2-oxo-4-hydroxy-4-carboxy-5-ureidoimidazoline decarboxylase, with the protein product MGRIEDFNGLAAKWAERELIACCAAPRWARLLVAGRPYPDRAALLAAADAANAQLTWPEVRAAVDAHPRIGQRPDGQRREDRWSRGEQSGLDGATEPARAAIAEATVGYERRFGHRFLVCATGRSDTQLLAALRDRLGNDPDIEQAVVREELRKIAALRIGKLLDEPA
- the pucL gene encoding factor-independent urate hydroxylase — its product is MGIVLGSNRYGKAEVRVVHVARDGDRHTLRDLNVSTALAGDLDATHLTGDNSQVLPTDSQKNTVYAFARRHGIGSPEAFALLLAEHFVHSQAAIRQARVSVREQLWQRLGPHSFQRRGEEIRTAEVSYDGDRAQVVSGITGLVLMNTTGSEFHGYVRDEYTTLPETTDRILATAVDARWRHLDPDTDWDLAYQQVRDALVAAFVESYSYSLQQTLYEMGHRVLDTRPELAEIRLVLPNRHHLPVDLSPFGLDNPNAVFVATDRPYGVIEGTIRRDDVPAAVGEW
- a CDS encoding XdhC family protein, which codes for MDELLADLLRWCDTGAAVGLATVVGTWHSAPYPIGTAMLVAPDGAMTGSVSGGCVEAALYEACQEVLRTGRPSLLRYGVTGDDALEAGLTCGGTIEVFVERVDRAGSPWVAVLAEAVRSAAPVAVLTCVRGTPEQRGRRIVAGPDTHHGTFGDTRLDRAAVDAGRRLLAAGESARVDLSSDGRAEPVSVLVRAYAPSPRLIVFGAVDVAAELARFGSALGYRVTVCDARPVFATARRFPLAQEVVVDWPHRYLAGEARAGRLDARTAVCVLTHDEKFDVPVLRLALEDLDLSFVGALGSRRTHHDRLGRLRAAGVGESALARLASPIGLDVGGRTAAETALSIAAELVAVRHGRSGGRLRDSSGSIHG
- a CDS encoding NTP transferase domain-containing protein, which encodes MTVAGLVLAAGAGRRYGRPKALVYHHGSLLVERAGRTLRAGGCDPVLVVLGAAGDQVRAVADLGGVRVVDNPGWASGMGSSLRVGLTALTATRSVAVVVLLVDMPGITAEAVRRVAAVAAPDVLAAAGYAPGRRGHPVLLGRDHWAGVLESAVGDTGAAGYLRAHRDRLRIVPCADVADDRDLDMPVDGIEDHRG